From a single Caldalkalibacillus uzonensis genomic region:
- a CDS encoding energy-coupling factor transporter transmembrane component T family protein produces MASGFIEEIKQFEPQLDSSSWGAQWEVRTKVVTCIFSIFGVVYIQAPLILLLLFFGVMAALMSIGFRFKYVVSKLVMLIPFLLLMSVPILFSSGLHIDQAKFEFVLNLNLTALTAALFMMIMLLTQPLHQLLNGLSRLGIPKALTIIVMLAIQYTRLFGRTLMAYQKALISRLFRPSLKAQSFKVYSAVMAGLILRSIDQSEKVFKAMKARGFRGEIPTVTPKPIEKRDLFISGFFLAVIIIFIFIEKRWF; encoded by the coding sequence GTGGCATCTGGCTTCATCGAGGAAATAAAGCAGTTTGAACCTCAACTAGATTCATCATCTTGGGGAGCTCAATGGGAAGTAAGAACAAAAGTTGTGACATGTATATTTTCAATATTTGGAGTCGTCTATATACAGGCACCGCTCATTCTCCTGCTTCTGTTTTTTGGAGTAATGGCAGCGCTGATGTCGATCGGCTTTCGCTTCAAATATGTTGTCTCAAAGTTAGTCATGCTTATCCCCTTTCTCTTGCTAATGAGTGTACCTATCTTATTTTCATCAGGCTTACATATTGATCAAGCAAAGTTTGAATTTGTGCTCAATTTAAATTTGACAGCACTGACAGCTGCGCTGTTCATGATGATCATGCTGCTCACTCAGCCGCTGCATCAGTTACTCAATGGGCTTTCCCGTTTAGGCATTCCAAAAGCGTTGACTATCATTGTTATGCTTGCGATACAATACACAAGACTTTTCGGCAGAACATTAATGGCTTATCAAAAAGCGCTTATATCCAGGCTGTTCAGGCCTTCTCTAAAAGCACAATCGTTTAAGGTATACAGTGCAGTTATGGCCGGACTCATCCTTCGTTCAATCGATCAGTCAGAAAAAGTATTTAAAGCGATGAAGGCCCGTGGCTTTCGAGGGGAGATACCAACGGTCACACCAAAACCAATTGAAAAAAGGGACCTCTTCATATCCGGTTTTTTTCTAGCTGTGATCATCATTTTTATCTTTATTGAGAAGCGGTGGTTTTGA
- the cbiM gene encoding cobalt transporter CbiM — MHLSDGVLSIPVVIGTSIVAGGIVASSVKHVQQEDIPKISLMTAAFFVLSLINIPVGPSSVHPLLCGLLGIVLGRFSPIAVFISLLLQAILFQHGGLTTLGANTLLVALPALTCSVLFQQLKTRGMSYLSMIAGAVGFIGVLLAVLLLISVLMVTSSYYTEGTLSVVRLLLIGHIPLLIIETILTAFIVKFLAQVRPELIDRNHRFN; from the coding sequence ATGCATCTTTCAGATGGCGTACTCAGCATCCCCGTTGTCATCGGCACGTCAATTGTTGCGGGTGGAATCGTAGCATCTTCGGTTAAACATGTACAACAAGAGGACATTCCGAAAATCAGTTTAATGACTGCAGCATTTTTCGTGCTTTCACTTATCAACATTCCGGTTGGTCCCAGTTCTGTCCACCCGCTTCTTTGCGGACTGTTAGGGATTGTGCTAGGCAGGTTCAGTCCGATAGCCGTTTTTATTAGCCTTTTGTTGCAAGCGATCTTATTTCAACATGGTGGATTGACAACATTAGGCGCGAACACACTGCTTGTTGCCCTCCCTGCCCTCACTTGTTCCGTGCTCTTTCAACAGTTGAAAACGAGAGGGATGAGTTATCTTTCTATGATAGCAGGTGCGGTCGGCTTTATTGGTGTTTTGCTGGCGGTTCTGTTACTGATCAGCGTTTTGATGGTTACAAGCAGCTACTATACAGAAGGGACGCTTTCTGTTGTTCGTTTATTGCTTATCGGCCATATTCCATTGCTTATCATTGAAACGATATTAACAGCGTTTATTGTTAAATTTCTTGCTCAGGTTCGTCCAGAATTGATTGATCGCAACCATCGTTTCAACTAA
- a CDS encoding YerC/YecD family TrpR-related protein translates to MQIDKIRGRELDQLFQAILNLETLEECYIFFDDLCTVNEIKSMAVRLEVARMLQEGYTYHQIEQETGASTATISRVKRCLNYGTQGYQLALDKLKQVNQQEER, encoded by the coding sequence GTGCAAATTGACAAAATCCGCGGGCGGGAGCTGGATCAGCTGTTTCAGGCGATTTTAAACTTGGAAACACTTGAAGAGTGTTATATTTTCTTTGATGATTTGTGTACCGTCAATGAAATTAAATCGATGGCTGTCCGCCTGGAAGTGGCCCGCATGCTGCAAGAAGGGTATACCTATCATCAAATTGAGCAGGAGACAGGGGCAAGCACAGCGACCATTTCACGTGTCAAGCGTTGCCTTAATTACGGGACACAGGGTTACCAATTGGCCCTGGATAAACTGAAACAGGTCAATCAACAGGAAGAAAGATAA
- a CDS encoding DUF3048 domain-containing protein, with product MKGIRLVLLTFVILFAFAACTRDAAHEEAQPEQGQEEEQQDQEASANTGVTAPLTGLPVDEPLTERIIGVMIDNHTQARPQSGLAQADIVYEILAEGPITRYLALFHSQTPDVIGPVRSLRPYYIDIARGFDAILAHAGGSPAAKEEIARTGYPSFDDTGNGGFVFYRAEHRKAPHNLYTGRHLLEEGEARFGYDQDYEIPALLFKPETEEMTGQEAEWIEIVYHGQYYQVAYEYQTQTGTYTRYIGSEPHTDAESGQPLTASNVLVIEAGHKVLDDAGRREVDVRGEGKGYLFQRGKVQEITWQVKDGVIRPFADGQEVGLYPGQTWVNIIPDNPGLADIVSFKAH from the coding sequence GTGAAGGGAATACGCCTTGTCTTGCTTACTTTCGTGATTTTATTTGCGTTTGCTGCTTGCACTCGTGATGCTGCCCATGAAGAAGCCCAGCCTGAACAGGGCCAGGAAGAGGAACAACAGGATCAGGAAGCGTCCGCAAACACAGGCGTCACTGCACCCTTGACTGGCCTTCCAGTGGATGAACCGCTAACCGAGCGGATTATCGGTGTCATGATCGATAACCACACCCAAGCCCGTCCCCAGTCAGGACTGGCTCAAGCCGATATCGTCTATGAGATTTTGGCTGAAGGCCCCATCACAAGATATTTGGCTTTGTTTCACAGTCAAACCCCCGACGTGATCGGCCCTGTGCGCAGTTTGCGCCCCTACTATATTGACATCGCCCGTGGCTTTGATGCTATTTTGGCTCATGCTGGAGGCTCACCGGCGGCCAAAGAAGAGATTGCCCGTACCGGCTATCCTTCATTTGATGACACAGGAAACGGCGGCTTTGTGTTTTACCGGGCTGAGCACAGGAAAGCACCCCATAACTTGTACACGGGAAGGCATTTATTAGAAGAAGGTGAAGCGCGTTTCGGCTATGATCAAGATTACGAGATCCCTGCCCTGTTGTTTAAACCGGAAACAGAAGAGATGACAGGACAGGAGGCAGAATGGATTGAAATCGTTTATCATGGGCAGTATTATCAAGTGGCTTACGAATATCAGACCCAGACAGGGACCTACACCCGGTATATTGGAAGTGAACCTCATACAGACGCTGAAAGCGGACAACCATTGACAGCTAGTAATGTATTGGTCATTGAAGCAGGTCATAAAGTTCTGGATGATGCTGGCCGGCGGGAAGTGGATGTTCGAGGGGAAGGGAAAGGCTATCTATTTCAACGGGGTAAAGTCCAGGAGATTACCTGGCAAGTTAAGGATGGCGTCATCCGTCCTTTTGCAGATGGACAAGAAGTTGGATTGTATCCCGGACAAACCTGGGTTAACATTATTCCGGATAACCCCGGTTTAGCGGACATCGTTAGTTTTAAGGCCCATTAA
- a CDS encoding adenine deaminase C-terminal domain-containing protein produces MSIRPMTAKNYRKLISVSQRQQPATVWFKDAHYLNVYTGQVEKGHITLSGERIAYVGDQEPLTNDQTTIVKLNEEQVLVPGYIEPHAHPFQWYNPLTWGEWLLTKGTTVSINDNMFLIRALSDREAIQFIEELDSRGQHMWLWWARFDGQTATARHEARFSEESVKKWLAHPLVIQGGELTSWPLLLKGDEELANWMRLARQTYGKRIEGHLPGASSETLNILAAAGVGADHEALNGEDVLKRLRLGLYATLRYSSIRPDLPDILREIREMPGINPALLMLTNDGSMPYFVDQSGCPEMLKMVLEAGFVPEDAYRMVSLNPATYYGLDQELGGIAPGRLAHINILNGLENPQPIHVMVEGEWVVRDGKRLHPLSGEWLTRYFQPLKENIKINTDDLKRGQGQIGLQLVNNVITRPYTYDPQQPLADDEAYLSLVANRGEWVLNTRVKGFTGPALSGLASTFTSSEHYILVGRDYRHMVSALDQALQLGGGIAAFFEDGNQLIIPLPLAGGMSLLSMAELKSISETFVKQMKAYGYPHQDPIYSLLFFTATHLPYVRLTSDGVYLIKEQRTATPVTRLG; encoded by the coding sequence ATGAGTATCCGGCCAATGACTGCCAAAAATTATCGCAAGTTGATCAGCGTGTCCCAGCGGCAACAGCCGGCAACCGTTTGGTTTAAAGATGCCCATTATTTAAACGTGTACACGGGCCAGGTGGAAAAAGGCCACATCACTCTGTCAGGTGAACGCATTGCCTATGTGGGTGATCAAGAACCGTTGACAAATGATCAAACAACGATTGTTAAACTAAATGAGGAGCAAGTCCTTGTTCCCGGCTACATTGAACCCCATGCCCATCCCTTTCAATGGTATAACCCGCTGACCTGGGGAGAATGGCTGCTGACTAAAGGAACAACGGTCTCCATCAATGATAACATGTTTCTGATCAGAGCTTTAAGTGACCGGGAAGCGATTCAATTTATTGAAGAACTGGATAGCCGGGGGCAGCATATGTGGCTATGGTGGGCCCGGTTTGACGGCCAAACGGCGACGGCTCGCCATGAGGCCCGTTTCAGTGAAGAAAGTGTAAAAAAGTGGCTGGCTCATCCGTTGGTGATCCAAGGAGGAGAATTGACCTCCTGGCCGCTCCTGTTAAAGGGTGACGAGGAACTGGCTAATTGGATGCGGCTGGCCAGGCAAACTTATGGCAAACGTATTGAAGGCCATTTGCCAGGTGCATCTTCAGAAACTTTAAATATACTAGCTGCTGCCGGCGTTGGGGCTGATCATGAGGCCTTGAACGGAGAAGATGTACTGAAGCGGCTGCGTTTGGGCCTCTATGCGACACTCAGATACTCGTCCATTCGCCCTGACCTGCCTGATATATTGCGGGAGATCCGGGAAATGCCCGGAATTAACCCCGCTCTACTGATGTTAACCAATGATGGATCGATGCCCTATTTCGTCGATCAATCCGGGTGTCCGGAGATGCTCAAAATGGTTTTGGAAGCTGGCTTTGTACCTGAAGACGCTTACAGGATGGTCAGCCTGAATCCGGCAACGTATTACGGGCTTGATCAGGAATTAGGTGGCATCGCCCCCGGGCGCCTAGCTCATATCAATATACTTAACGGCCTGGAAAATCCGCAGCCGATCCATGTCATGGTGGAAGGAGAGTGGGTGGTGCGTGATGGTAAGCGCTTGCATCCGCTCTCAGGAGAATGGCTGACGCGTTATTTCCAGCCCCTGAAGGAAAACATAAAGATAAACACAGACGATTTAAAACGGGGGCAGGGCCAGATTGGATTACAATTGGTCAATAATGTGATTACCCGGCCGTATACATATGACCCTCAGCAACCTTTAGCAGATGATGAAGCTTATCTGTCGCTGGTGGCAAATAGGGGCGAATGGGTACTGAACACAAGGGTGAAAGGATTTACCGGCCCTGCCTTAAGCGGACTGGCCAGTACCTTTACCTCTTCAGAACATTATATCCTGGTTGGACGAGACTATAGGCACATGGTGAGTGCGCTGGATCAAGCGCTGCAGCTTGGAGGTGGGATCGCGGCCTTTTTTGAGGATGGTAATCAATTGATCATCCCGCTTCCGCTGGCAGGAGGCATGAGTCTGTTATCCATGGCTGAATTAAAAAGCATCAGTGAAACGTTTGTCAAACAGATGAAGGCCTATGGATATCCCCATCAGGACCCTATTTATTCGCTCTTATTCTTCACGGCCACCCATCTTCCCTATGTACGCCTGACCAGTGACGGGGTTTATCTCATTAAGGAACAGCGTACGGCCACTCCGGTGACGAGATTAGGGTGA
- a CDS encoding beta-class carbonic anhydrase — translation MTLLSDILSFNEQFVQNKEYERFRTTKFPNKKMVILTCMDTRLLELLPRALNLKNGDAKIIKNAGAVISHPYGSIMRSILVALYELRAKEVLIIGHHDCGMAKLNANSLLEKAKERGVTEKHLNQVSDKVDLKQWLTGFNSVEESVAKSVEMVKSHPLFPADVPVHGLVIDPETGRLDLVVNGYEKHCATEL, via the coding sequence ATGACACTGTTAAGCGACATTTTGTCATTTAATGAGCAGTTTGTTCAAAATAAGGAATATGAGCGTTTTCGGACAACCAAGTTCCCAAATAAAAAGATGGTGATTCTCACTTGTATGGATACCCGCCTGCTGGAACTTCTGCCCCGGGCACTTAATCTGAAGAATGGGGATGCCAAAATCATCAAAAACGCAGGAGCTGTCATCTCCCATCCGTATGGGAGCATTATGCGCAGCATTTTAGTGGCCCTGTATGAACTGCGAGCGAAAGAGGTGCTCATTATTGGACACCATGATTGCGGCATGGCTAAACTAAATGCTAATTCCCTGCTGGAAAAAGCAAAGGAGCGGGGAGTGACAGAGAAACATTTGAATCAAGTGAGCGATAAAGTTGATTTAAAACAGTGGTTAACCGGTTTTAACAGTGTGGAAGAAAGTGTGGCCAAGAGCGTGGAGATGGTTAAATCCCATCCCCTGTTTCCTGCGGATGTGCCTGTGCACGGACTGGTGATTGATCCAGAAACCGGACGGCTGGATCTCGTGGTCAATGGGTATGAGAAACATTGTGCAACTGAGCTTTAA
- a CDS encoding ketopantoate reductase family protein, which produces MRILILGAGAVGGYFGGRLVEKGADVTFLVRQRRAEQLKEHGLVIRSVHGDYSTPVNILLPGGQARPFDVVIIATKAYHLEQALGSVRPYIGEETAVLPLLNGYAHIERLQHEFGPERVLGGLCFIEATLNEQGEIMQASPRHDIVYGELDGTLSERVRRLDDTFNGANCTARASSTIVTDMWNKYIFITALSGMTTLFDSPLGPILKQGEARQAYRQLVKELVAVAKAEKMPLEENVDEQTMKVTEALAYGMKSSMLRDMEKGLPVEADHLQGYFLQLAGKHGLATPLLELVYGKLKVYEMIRGQD; this is translated from the coding sequence TTGCGCATTCTGATACTGGGAGCTGGAGCAGTGGGAGGTTACTTTGGCGGACGTCTGGTTGAAAAAGGCGCCGATGTCACCTTTCTGGTCCGCCAGCGGCGGGCAGAGCAGCTTAAAGAACATGGGCTGGTAATCCGCAGTGTCCATGGGGACTATTCAACACCAGTCAATATTTTGCTGCCGGGTGGACAAGCTAGGCCTTTTGATGTTGTGATCATTGCTACCAAGGCTTATCATCTGGAACAGGCCCTTGGCAGCGTGCGGCCCTACATAGGTGAAGAGACAGCCGTGTTGCCCTTGCTCAATGGATATGCTCACATCGAACGTTTGCAGCATGAATTTGGTCCTGAACGGGTGCTTGGTGGTTTATGTTTTATCGAAGCAACATTAAATGAACAGGGAGAGATCATGCAAGCCAGCCCCCGGCATGACATTGTTTACGGTGAACTGGATGGCACTCTTTCCGAACGGGTGCGCCGGCTGGATGATACCTTTAATGGTGCGAACTGCACAGCAAGGGCCAGCTCGACGATTGTAACAGACATGTGGAATAAGTATATTTTTATCACCGCGCTGAGCGGAATGACCACCCTGTTTGATTCGCCCCTGGGACCGATCCTCAAGCAGGGCGAGGCTCGTCAGGCTTACCGGCAGCTGGTGAAGGAACTGGTTGCTGTAGCAAAAGCAGAGAAGATGCCATTGGAAGAAAATGTGGATGAGCAAACGATGAAAGTAACTGAAGCTTTGGCTTACGGGATGAAATCATCCATGCTGCGGGACATGGAAAAAGGCTTGCCCGTTGAGGCAGATCATTTGCAGGGCTATTTTTTACAGCTGGCCGGTAAGCATGGCCTGGCCACACCACTATTGGAACTGGTTTACGGCAAGCTGAAAGTGTACGAAATGATCCGAGGGCAGGATTAA